The DNA segment tccaagggaagggaagcgtagcagggagcggcagaaagttaggtgggcggatgacattaagaagtttgcagggacaacatggccacaattagtacatgatcggggtagctggagaagtatgggagaggcctttgccctgcagtgggcgtaaccaggctgatgctgctgctgatgatgatgatgagagcctAAAACTTATTCAGCGAAACGGTGCACACAATTTGAAATATGGCGATGTGACATGTGTAATGTCTTCTTCAGCGGGGACAACATAGGAATTACAAGCAAAATCTAGCTCAAGTAACCTCGTTCCGCGACGGATAAAGAAGGCTATGTGGAGATTGAGGTTAGCAGTGTGCTATAGAACCTATAGATATGGTCCGGAAGCGACGGTAGAGTGCGCTAGCTAAAAGGAAGCTCCGCGACATTGAGAAAATGCGCTGGTATGAGTATAACTATACTGTACACAAAAGTACAGGAGAAAGAAAATTGACACTTTCAAGATACGAAGCTGGCGTACAGAGCCCTAGCTGCAAGCTTATTAGACGGCCAGCTATTGGCGAACCAAATTGTTCCTTCTTAAATTAGGTTATAAAATTTaatgttttcttcaagaaagagTCGGAAAAGAAGAACATTCTCACTTTGGTGGGCATATCATGCAGGGCATATCATGGAACGGGAAAAATTATTTGCTCGCTAATGTtgaaggttaaaaaaagaaatgacaataACCCGGGGCGGTCAATATGCACAAGATGGATAAACTAAGTTATTCGGACCCCGGAAAGGTCTTAGCTTTAAAGAAATCATGCTTGATAGGTACCACTGGAGGCCAATCAATCAGTGTGAATCGGATATATGACTAGAATGCCGCTAACAACTACACATGTGCAAAGAAAACGATCGCGGTCACAGAGGCACACCGATGCGTGAGCCTCTTGTCCTCTGTGCCCCGTGATCgccctgtttctttcttttttttctttttttctttttcgtagcaccaactagcccaagtggACACAAACCTTAACAGGAGCAGAACATTCACGTGAACCAAGTGTATGCAGAGAAGATGTAGAGAAGGAGGTGCGGAGTGACAAGGCAATATTAAGTCCGCGAAACAGTTGTAACATATACTATATGCATGACAGCTAGAACGGTTGGGGCGCGCGccacaaaaagaaaggagagcTATACGTCCATGAACTGGGTAGCGAGATGCACACGATGGTCCAGTGCAGAAGACGGCAATACAAAGCCCTCAAGGTAAGAATGGCGTGGCTAAATGAATGAGTGAATTGGAATGATGAGCGCACGGACAAGGTTAACCGAATCGTCGATTCGAtgtctgcagtgaagccactgaGTCGGCCGGATCGctagtgcttggcacgagtgagAGTCGGTCGGGCTTCCTTCGCTGCGTCGCTTGACTACAACGCTTACGCTACCAGCTGAATACACCCCTTTACAGAATCAATGAATGAATTAGTTAATTACTTAATtaatgaacgaacgaatgaatgaatgaatgaatgaatgaatgaatggttttATTCAGTTTAAATATATAAACAACTTCATTTACCATTTCACCTGAGCCCTTACGATGACTGCTAGTCATGGGCTCATGCAATTCGTACACAAGTAGAAGCAGCAGTGTAGTTGAAGACCTAGATTcaataaaaaaagacagaaaaagaaattagaatACGATAAGGCAAGGTTTAAGAAGTGTAGTCGAGGAGGTCACGGTTGATACGGCAAACTAATGATGAAGTTGACTCAGGATTGACGCTGACAAGCTGATGAAGTAAAATATCATGAACCATACATTCTCACAATTTTACTCTAGGAAGTGCCTGCAGGCACTTCATGACGCCATAtttatttgaaaaaagaaaaagggaaataaGGAAAAAGGAAACCCCAAAATCAACAGGGCGTAAAAACGGGAAGTCAGCCCTTCAATGCCATTGAGATGTACTGCGCCTGCAGATTCTTTGGCGAAGAAAATATTACTTAGTTCATCTTAGTCGCGGCTGATGCGATTAGCAAAAAAATCAATCGAGGCACGTTTTCCTCGCGAAATATGTcggccccccccccctacagcaAGCGCAGGAGTTTCTTTCGATCTTTCGCAATAGTTTCTGCGCGGGACAGCGGTAGCGCAGCTGTGAGGCAGTCACGCACGGCGACACAGTACATTTTTACTGGGGAGGCGCACGTCCGCTGGTGGCGAGGAGTTGCGACACGCCGGAAAAGAAGCGTGTAGCGGGCGCGAAGATGGCTGCCATGTTCTGTACTGTTATATCATGTTGCGTCATCATGTCGACAATACAGGGACCGTTCACGTCGAACGAAATGAAATGAGCGTTATTCAAGattgggaaaaaaataaataaaggaagttACCGCGAGATTCTATAGAATTTGCTTTGACTTATATACGGGACATTAGGCTCTTCTATAGGTTGCGCAAGTAGGCTATTACAGTTAGGTCCCAATTGACAGCTGTTAGCGGGACTAGTGTGCGGCACTTAATGTAGAAACAGCGCCAAAACGCGGATCACTGCGCTGACATGCCAACAGGGACGTATATATGTAAAAACAACGCTATAGGCgcgaataatattttttttttcatgctcagcgaaattttttttttctgctgctctTACATAAGGTACCTGTTGCtcgaaataaatacataaataaatatgctgAAACCTCCGAGAGCGATGTATGGTAAGCGGATGGTGCATGCAGTACTGGCCCTCGTACTGTTGGCTGAATGCATCCTCAAAACAATAGAAAACTTTCGCGAACGTCCATTGTATGGCTGCAGCACTATTGCATGCGACGAAGAGAGAAGGAAGTACAGGAGCTGGGCATGCGCTACCGCCCCTCCCATATGCGAATCGCAATTCATGTGACACTACGATTCACAAAACCACTGCCCTTTACGAGggagcctttctttctttttttgtgtgaagGAAATGCCAGATGCGTAAAGTTTCTTTAGTATGTCTTCATATAGGCGTTGCTTTGTCGGACGAATGCacttctgcacatttttttttcgggtCAAACGACAATCGATTCTGCATATGCAAGTTGATGATtatgatttaatggcatcccccAAGTTACGAGAAAGCTCTGCTCCGTTCAACAATActtagaaagagagaaagagagagagagagagagagagagagagagagagagagagagagagagcaggaagAGAGGGGAatgacttaaaaaaaaataacgaaggaTAAGTACAGTGCCCATTATATGAAACAATAAATGCCACGGATCAAGCTCCTTTAACGACCGGCTTTGTGACTGTCGTCGTAGTATAGCGGTATTTGATACAAGAAACTCGGGTGATTGTGGAAAGGCCTTGACGGTTTCGAATGTCACCGAGTCGTGTTCAGCTCTTGGTAACACCATTAATGGGTGGCCTCCAGTAAAACCTGTGAAGCGAGAACACATCTACCCGTACACTATATGCAGAATTCAATTTATCCGTTCTGTGCATGGCCGGCGACGTTTTCATTGGCCTTTACATTATACATCTGCCTGCCCGCGGAAGGAAGGCAGGTGGGATTCTCCAAGGCCAGAAAGTTTGGGAACCTCTGAGCTAGAGCTAGTTTAAATGCGTCGATTTTTTACACCGAACTAACGCCACTATAGCAGCGCTGACAAACGTTATACGGCCGTTTTCACGATTTTTCGAAAAAGAAActgagaaaggaaagaaagaacacatcACTTAAAAAGTTTATAATATATGTTCAGGAAATGTGGGGAACGTCACGGTCGCTATGCAGGCAAATTTTGAAGTGTGTGGGTTAAATATATGGGTTAAACGAAGACCGTTAAACCTTCGTTTCAGGCCCGTTTAAAGGTGTTTTAAATGCTTGCAAAGCTTCCCATCTTCCATGGGAGGACCAAAAAACGGCAAATGTGTCATATTTAGAGGAAACAGGGGTCACTCTGCAGGTGAATGTACGGAAATTTTAATGTGTACAGGTGAATCATGTGCTCTGAAGATTGCTGAATATTCGTGTTCTCCAAATTTTCGTTCGTTATATACGAGGCGTGCAGATGGCTTTGCCGGTCTCTCCGGTGATCAATGCGAGACACGTTGGCCAATGTTGGGAACTATGGCCAATTCTTCTGGCGAAGTAAAATATGTCTGGATTAATTACtgcctttgcaaaaaaaaaactttctctgcAAGTTCTCAAAAGCGTTATATGCGGGCTGGGTTTCAAACAGGTCAGTCATATATACGGGCAACATTTTAAAGTATGTGCTTTAATTACAGGTAACTGAAGTTCTTATTGGAACAGCTAAAAAGAAGCAACTAGTTTCTCTGGAAATTGGGTCCCGATTCTGCAAGGTCGCACAGGTCAACTGTCTTTCTCCTTTATTTGCGTGTTGGTGTCCGTGCTTCCCCCTTCTCTGGCTCGTACAGGGTAGCAGAAGTACTTTGTTGGGGAAGTTGCTTCATACTGGACAGGGTAGCAGACTGCAGAAACTAATCCTACCTTGCTACAGTCACTGCTTTGCTTACTACTGCATCTCTCGCTCTCTTAGTATCCGTAAAATTGCGGGAATAAACGCTACACACGAGAGACATGGACGTTCATCCTGGCCCTCTGTGTAGCATGTTTATCTATGCACTGGTTCCAGTTTATTGTCCGCGCTCAGATCCCCCGACAAAGCAATttcttatattttatttttactgCAGGAGTACTTGTCAAGAGTTGTACATCTTGCGTGTTTTCTCGAGCAAGTACGCTTATCTATTCAGCGTGGTTGTTACGTAACGTCGCAGTCGCAATTCGTAACCCACTGATACGTTGCTAGATCGTGTTCCTGCACCACCACCCTCTTAAGACAAAACCGGAATTATGAATAGCATAACGACCTCAAAAGATAGGTGCAAAACAGCGCACAAGTTTATCGCAGGGGGCCATTAAGCAAGAAATAACAGCGCCAACGTTCACAAACAGGCAGAACAGAAAAAGAGCACCCTCGGCGTTTTGCATGAAGCATGCTCGACCGTAAGGTCTCTGCCAGTGCATTGGCAAGCATCATAGCGCCAGATATCAGTAACGAAAACCTGTTGTCCAGACAAATAAATTCAATGTCATGGTCCACATAAAACAGAAGCAACGTGGTCCGGCCGGGGCGCAAAAGTTCTTATTCACAAGGACTTCGTTTGTTTGGATTGCACACACAGTAGCAAACGAATGAAAACCCCACAAAATGCGAAGACGTTCGTGTAGAATATAAACGACGAAGTGCACTTTTGCACACACAGGAACAATAGAAACCACTCCCAAATCGCTGCTGACAGGAACGAACATTTAAATATGCACACGCTCAGGTTTGCTTACAGATATATAACCACTTAATTTACTGAGATAGAATTTGTTCTTGCCCAAGACAAAATAAAAGCCATTAAATTGTGAATGTCAATGTGGACCGCGCACGACCGACATCGCGAAGTCGCAACCAACGCGTGAAACTACTTTCGGAGTTCTAAATTCAGCATTTGTTATCCTAACAGAAATCACCACCTTGAGTGACTGACGGGGAAGGAATTGTAAGTTGCATTGAGTCAATATTCGTGGAATGGGCAAGTCCCTAATATCCATCGGGCAGCTTCGAAAAGCTACTGGCGTCCCAATGCGTAACACAGTAGCACAAGCATAACGGTATTTTACCGACCGCTCACTTGCGAAGCGCGATAACAGTACAAGTCAAGGAAAGCTACAGTTACAATCCGTTAATTGCTCATATTGGCACTACAGTGGTACTACCTACACTGCTCAAAATAGTCGAGAGGAAACGGAAGCAGTGGAGGCCCTTGGAGGCCCCACATCTCATGCGCAGTGCCGCAAGATCAAGTGGATCAATGAGACCGCCAGCCGTAGGCAGCGGCGTGACAGGTAGGGAAATGAAGAGGTGAATATGTTTGAATGCGTTTACCTAAGTGTTTTGGTATCACAATGTAGCTGAAGAGGGCTTCCACGGCAGCGCTTGCATATGTGGTCGGCAAAACACACGGAAGAGAACTTCACCACATGATGCACACGATCAAGAAGTAACGAACCACCGACTGCAGCGGCTGGCAACCAAACACAAAACCGCGCAAGagcagacgaagaaaaaaaaatgtgacgatAGCGACCCTACCGGTTCTGAATGTAACTATGCAAAGCTTAAAACTATTTCTTGTTACTGAATGTCAAACCGTGTgaacttttttttacaaaataaacTACCACAAACCTCACGTTAATTTTTTATTGGCGTGGAGTTAGTTTTGGGAGATATGTAAGTCTCACGCGTCTGGTGTTCTCTATCACACGCTTTAGGGGGCGCTTTCCGCGTTACACAATGCATGTGATGTTTTACGCGGTTTTGAAGCTAACCCTAAAAATGCGGCGGTAGTTCAGGAGTTCAAATGTAAATGTGTAGATATGTCTCGCGTTTCTAGAAGTTCATTTGACAAAACGTGAGTAGTCAAGCGGCAACTGGACATGGCGCAAAGTGAAAGTGACTCGTGTCTGTATTGGAGCAACGTCACCACGCCGGTGCCCGATAAACAGTCGCGAAGCCGCTTCAGCAACAGGAGTGCATCGTTTTCTCAGCGGCAACAAGAATTTGGCACCCCTGCGTCGTCCTACACGAGCACCATCGCTCAGATGAATAGGAATGCAAGTGCCGTCACGGGAGGATCTATCGTAGGCTTCGCTACGCCCGGCGGTAGATCTTCGCGGGCCGGCAATGTCAGCGCGAACTTCGAAGCCGCTGACTTGACCGCGTTCAGTGCATCGGCGCTGGCGACTGAACATCCAGCGGTCGTAGCTACGGCCGGTATCTACGAAGATTTTATGGAAGCCTATAAGGCCCATCAAAGTAGTCAGGACGTCCTTGTACTGCTTGAAAAGTATGAAAACTTGTGTGACAATTACTTAGCCAAAGTGCGAAAAGTGACGGAGCGCATGGTTTCTCGCAAGGGCGAATCCGTGTGGACCGAAGCCATGGTGTGCCAAACCTTGCTGACCGAAGAGCGCAATACATGGAAGCTCACGGGTGCCCTCCTGCGCGACCGATTGAAGGCGAACCAGTGCATGGAAGAAGGCAGCGACGACGACGCCATGCTTGTCGATGGAACTCGCGAAGCTAGCGACAAGGAAGTCATCGACGCGCTTTTGGCGAGGGACGCGTTCGTACGCCAGGCGCAACTGGTGGTCGACTGGTTGGAAAGTTGCGCGGCGCTTCAACGTGGGATGGGCGACGACGACGAAAGGCTCGAGTACTTCGCCGACGGAGGCTGCGCATGGGAAAACACGCTGCACCATCTCCTGTCTCGTGCCTCCACCGGTATCGCACAGTCGACCTACGTAAGCGAACTGGATCCGGACGCGCCTTCGCGGTTACGCCTCCCAATACACGACTTGGACCGAGACGACGAGTGTCGCCTATTCCGCAGCGTCTTCTACCACCTACGAGCGGGCCAGCTGCAGCGGGCTCAGGAGCTGGCGGCAGACAACGGCCAGCATTGGCTAGCCGCCGCGGTTGAAGGCTGGCGGCCCTACCACGACCCAAACCGTGGGAGCAGCATCAGCATTATGGGCACCGATTCAATGCAGCCGGCTGAAGGCGACCTCTACCGGGACCTTTGGAAGCGCGCCTGTTGGGAAGCTGCCTCGAGTCCCACGTGTTCACTGTACGAGCGCGCCGTATATGGTGCCCTAAGCGGCAATGTCCAGGCACTACTGCCTGCTTGTACCAGCTGGGAGGATCAGCTGTGGGCGCGCATGCGCGTTCTGGTGGATGTGTGCGTGGAGCAGGAGCTCCGCACCGCCACGCAGCAAGCTAGGAGCCTCGAGCCACTGCCATCGGGCTACCCCAGCAACCGTGGCACCTTCGAAGCCATTTTCCGCGATCTGCAAGCAGCTACTGGTGATAGCGACCAGCGCATCCTAGATATTACACACATTCTGCAGCGATATGTGGTGCTAAATGACCCTGTTTCTATGGTTGAAGAGATGCACGAGTGGGCAACCAGTCAGCCAACAGAGCCACCGCTTCAAACAATGCGGTTTCTGGCTCACATGGTACTCTTGCTGCGACAGGTCTACTGCGAGACCAGCACTGCAGCGTGTGATGCTCTTCTTCGCACCTATGTAGACTTGCTCATTGATGAGGGGCACGTTCCCTTGGTTGCCACGTATACAGCCACGCTTCCAGCAGCTGATCAGGTCAACAAGTACACACAGCTGTTGCGCAGCCTCAAAACAAGGGACCCCGAAGAACAGGAATTGTGCCTTCAGCTAGCACGGGTGGCTGGGCTAAATGTGGCTGCCATTACTCGAACACTGGTTGAGCAGGTGCGTGTTTCTGGTGACGAACCAATAGAGCTTCGTGCAATTTCCACTGTGCCTTCTTTGGAGACCACGGCTGAAGATAGAGAAAAGGTAGCATCGCTGGAGTGGCTTCTCTTTGACTCGTCTAACAGGGGCGAGGCACTTAAACAAGCCAATGCACTCATGCGCGGCTTTGTGTGCTTGGGCAAGATTGGTGCTGCGCGGGAGACATTCCGAAAACTGCCTGTTGACTCTGTGAGGGTGGCAATGGAGCAGTGGAGCCGCTCTTCGGGGCGTGACAGGCAACTTCTGGCTGAGGAGGAGAACGCTGTGCGAGAGTTCCTGTGCTTCGAGGCACTGCTGAAGGTTCATGCCAGTTTCCAGGAGTGGTTCAATCAGTTTCACAGGAGGAAGCCAGCAGCTCCCGAAGAGCTTGCTCCAGGGGCTCGCTTTCCTGAAAAATTGGCTCACGAGCACAAGGTGCGAACCTACACTATGGAGCTAGAACAGTGGCAGAACTTGGTCACTACTTTGGCCAAAGAGGTCAAGAGGGACGTCTTCGACGTGCTCCTTTTCGTAGATGGAGGCTGGATGGTGGACCAGGGGGAGACTCAGACCAGTGGTGACAACCCGCGGAGCCGTCAGATGGCGGCACTGCGCAGGCTGTGCATTCCGCAGCTGACCTTTCTTCTCATGGAGGCCTTGGAAGAATCTGGGTTGGCCGCGGAGTTCACCGAAGTGGTGGACACCATTGCGTCAGAGAGGCAGGCGTTGTACGAAGAGTTTGGTGATGAGGAGCTGAGAACACTTTTGCAAAAGAGCAGGGCAGCATCTCTTATCCTGCTGGATGAAGGACTTGACGCCTTAGGATTCCCACTGcagtaataatgtgacttcctgTGCTCAGACTTAACAAGAGTGAAAATATGGGAGAAAGGTTGAAGTGAGTGAGCAAAACGAGGGACATCTTCCACTCTTGTTTTCTCCAGCGTTGTCATGTGCGACACTGCCACTGCCATACACCTTGTAAATGACATCTAGCTTTTGTCTACACAT comes from the Dermacentor variabilis isolate Ectoservices chromosome 2, ASM5094787v1, whole genome shotgun sequence genome and includes:
- the Nup107 gene encoding nuclear pore complex protein Nup107; protein product: MAQSESDSCLYWSNVTTPVPDKQSRSRFSNRSASFSQRQQEFGTPASSYTSTIAQMNRNASAVTGGSIVGFATPGGRSSRAGNVSANFEAADLTAFSASALATEHPAVVATAGIYEDFMEAYKAHQSSQDVLVLLEKYENLCDNYLAKVRKVTERMVSRKGESVWTEAMVCQTLLTEERNTWKLTGALLRDRLKANQCMEEGSDDDAMLVDGTREASDKEVIDALLARDAFVRQAQLVVDWLESCAALQRGMGDDDERLEYFADGGCAWENTLHHLLSRASTGIAQSTYVSELDPDAPSRLRLPIHDLDRDDECRLFRSVFYHLRAGQLQRAQELAADNGQHWLAAAVEGWRPYHDPNRGSSISIMGTDSMQPAEGDLYRDLWKRACWEAASSPTCSLYERAVYGALSGNVQALLPACTSWEDQLWARMRVLVDVCVEQELRTATQQARSLEPLPSGYPSNRGTFEAIFRDLQAATGDSDQRILDITHILQRYVVLNDPVSMVEEMHEWATSQPTEPPLQTMRFLAHMVLLLRQVYCETSTAACDALLRTYVDLLIDEGHVPLVATYTATLPAADQVNKYTQLLRSLKTRDPEEQELCLQLARVAGLNVAAITRTLVEQVRVSGDEPIELRAISTVPSLETTAEDREKVASLEWLLFDSSNRGEALKQANALMRGFVCLGKIGAARETFRKLPVDSVRVAMEQWSRSSGRDRQLLAEEENAVREFLCFEALLKVHASFQEWFNQFHRRKPAAPEELAPGARFPEKLAHEHKVRTYTMELEQWQNLVTTLAKEVKRDVFDVLLFVDGGWMVDQGETQTSGDNPRSRQMAALRRLCIPQLTFLLMEALEESGLAAEFTEVVDTIASERQALYEEFGDEELRTLLQKSRAASLILLDEGLDALGFPLQ